The genomic interval GCAATCACTGCAAACATACCCTTTTCAGATACAACCATACCTGCTTTTACATTATGATTACGTTCTAATGTATCTGCACGAAGCGTATAAAACTTCACAATACCCTTTTCTTTGGCAGTAATTTTTTGAGAAATAGGCGCATTATCCTCAACCTTTAATTCACTTCCATATGGAATCCGCGTTGGTATATTCCAGCTATCCATAATTGTATCAACGATACTTCCACCAGCTTTCACTTTATAACCACTCTCGTGTGGCACAAGCAACTTACCTTCAATTTTGCCCGCTACACCTGCAAGTTCATTTTGTTTTGCTACGTCATCTTTTCTTAAGCGATATGTTTCAGAACGTTTCTTATCACCCACAATCGTAATATGCACTTCATCATGGACATTCTCTACTTCTAGTTCTCCATCAAACTCTGCTTTAATACGTGGTTCAACAACTAAAATTGCAGCATTTCTACGATTTGCTACAATTTTTTGTCCCTTACTATTAGTGTAAGTGCGAATATTATAATAACGAATAAAGCCCTCTTTCTTTGCCACAATCTGCTTTTCTTCAGTGCTTCTACTTGCCGTCCCACCTACGTGAAATGTTCTAAGTGTAAGCTGTGTCCCAGGTTCACCAATACTTTGGGCAGCAAGCACTCCTACTGCTTCACCTGGTTTGACCATTTTAGATTCACCAAGATTTAGCCCATAACACTTCGCACACACACCTTTTTGTGCTTTGCAAGTTACGGGTGTGCGTATCATTACGGATTTGACGTTTGCCTCTTTAATACGTCTTGCCATTGTGCTATCAATCAATACACCTTCACTTAAGAGAATCTCATTAGCAATAGGGTCAATAACATCTCGTGCTAACACACGTCCAACTACACGTTCTTCAAGCGGTTCAATCATATCGCTTCCAACCGTGATGTCTGTAATCTCTACACCCTCGTGTGTGCCACAATCTTCAATCGTAACTTTCATATTTTGACTCACATCGATAAGTTTTCTTGTAAGATACCCAGCATTCGCTGTTTTAAGGGCAGTATCAGCCAAACCTTTTCGTGCGCCGTGAGTAGAATTAAAATACTCTAATACATTCAAACCTTCTTTAAAGTTTGAAGTAATAGGCGTTTCAATAATCGTGCCATCAGGTTTTGCCATAAGTCCTCTCATAGCAGAAAGTTGTCGAATCTGTGCCTCGCTTCCTCTCGCTCCAGAATCTGCCATCATATAGATAGAATTAAAGCCTTCTTTGTCATTTTTGACTTTTTCCATCATCAATTTACCCATTTTTTCACTTGTCTCTGTCCAAATATCAATACTCTTATTGTATCGCTCTTGCGCAGTAAGGAGTCCTTGTTCAAATTCACCTTGGATTCTCTTAATTTCTTTTTTCGCCTCATCAATCATAGTAGCTTTATTATGGGGGATAATAATATCCGCTGCTGAAATAGAAATACCGGCTTTTGTCGCATATTTAAAGCCAAGATTCTTAAGGTTATCAAGGAAAGTAGCTGTAATACCTAACCCACCCTCTTTATATACATAATCAATTAATGTCCCGATATCCTTTTTCTTCATAGTCTGATTCCACAAATTTAATGGCACAAAATCAGGCAAAATAGAGCTTAAAATCATACGTCCAGCTGTTGTATCTATCACGCGGCGATTATGCACAGTCTTAATACGTGCGTTAATATCAAGTTCACCCATTTCAATTGCCATAACAATTTCATCAATACTTGCGAGAATCTTATGTTCGCCTTTTACACCCTTTTTCTCAAGTGAGAGATAATACAAGCCTAAAACCATATCTTGGCTTGGCACTGCTACAGCCTTTCCACTTGCTGGGAGTAAGATATTCATTGAACTAAGCATAAGAATCTTGCATTCTGCAATCGCTTCTTGTGAAAGAGGCACATGCACTGCCATTTGGTCACCATCAAAGTCTGCATTAAATGCTGAACACACAAGCGGATGGAGTTGAATAGCCTTGCCATCAATGAGTTTTGGGTGGAAAGCTTGGATAGATTGTTTATGCAGAGTTGGTGCACGATTAAGCAACACAGGGTATCCATTAACAATCTCTTGCAAACATTCCCATACTTCATTTGTCTTTTGATTTACCATTTTTACTGCTTGTTTAAGCGTAGTGGCATAACCTTTTTCTTCAAGTTTAGCAAATAAATGTGGCTTAAAGAGCTCAAGAGCCATATTTTTAGGTAATCCACATTGGTTCATTTTAAGATTTGGTCCCACAACAATAACACTTCGTCCAGAAAAATCCACACGCTTACCAAGGAGATTCTGTCGGAATCTCCCCTGTTTCCCTTTAATAATCTCTGATAAAGATTTAAGCGGTCGTTTATTTGCACCTTTAACAGCATTTGCATTTCTTCCATTATCAAAGAGTGCATCAACAGCTTCTTGCAACATTCTTTTTTCATTACGCACAATAATTTCTGGAGAATCAAGTTCAATGAGCCGTTTTAAACGTTGATTACGATTAATGACGCGGCGATATAAGTCATTTACATCGCTCACAGCAAACTTCCCTCCATCAAGAGCCACCAAAGGACGTAAATCTGGTGGTAATACAGGAAGAATCGTAAGCATCATCCATTCTGGACGATTACCTGAATTAATAAAACTTTCTACAACTTTAAGACGCTTTACAATAGTTTTTTTCTTTGCTTCTGAATTAGTAGAGCGAATCTCTTCGCGCAAAGTATTTAAAAGCAATATCAAATCAAGCTCTTCAAGTAACTCTTTAATTGCTTCTCCACCCATTTGGGCAACAAATCCTGTATGTTCAAAACGTTGATTAATGCTTTGGAATTGTTCCTCATTAAGCACATCATATTTCAAAATTGGCTTTGAACCCTCATTATCATAAAATGCTTCACCGGGTGATTTAACAATATATGCTTCATAATATAACACGCGTTCTAAATCTTTCATCTTCACACCTAGCAACGTCCCGATACGGCTAGGCAATGAACTTACATACCAAATATGCGCTACAGGTGCAACAAGCTCAATATGCCCCATTCTTGAGCGGCGCACTTTTGCTTTTGTAACTTCAACACCACACTTTTCACATACAATACCTTTATAACGCATTTTTTTATACTTACCGCATAAACATTCATAATCACGCACTGGACCAAAGATTTTAGTACAGAATAATCCATCGCGTTCAGGTTTCAAAGTGCGATAATTAATTGTTTCAGGTTTTTTTACTTCACCATTACTCCAAGAGAGAATCTTCTCTGGACTTGCCAATACAAGCTGAAAAGAGCTAAAGTCTTTTGGACGCTCATCTTCTTTAATAGCAATAGGCACAGGCATACCATTTTCATCTTGCTCATCGCCATAAATATTAACATCAAGAGCAAGAGATTGAAGCTCTTTAGTTAAAACATAAAAAGTTTCTGGAATTTCAGATTCTCCAACGTGCTCACCTTTTGTTATTGCTTTATATGCACCCCTGCGCCCTTCAGTATCATCAGATTTAATCGTAAGCATTTCTTTAAGCGTATGAGCTGCACCATAAGCCTCAAGCGCCCATACTTCCATTTCTCCAAATCGCTGTCCGCCAAAAAGTGCCTTTCCACCCACAGGTTGCTGTGTAACCAAAGAATAAGGTCCTGTGCTTCTTGCATGGACTTTTTCATCAACTAAATGATGGAGTTTAAGCATATACATATAGCCTACATTGACACGCTCACGCATTTTTTCACCTGTTTTCCCATCATAAAGCTCTGTTTTGCCGTCCATATCAACTTTTACCAAAGAAAAAAGTTTATCAAATTTTTCCTGCTCTATGCCCTCAAACACAGGAATGGCAAATTTTACCCCATTGCTCCAATCTCGTGCATATGCAAGCAATGCTTCATTATCAAGATTCTTAAGGAATTCTATCATTGACTTATCATCAGAATTTACTACTTGAGCAATTTCAATCATTTTTGAGCGTAATGTATCAAGCCATTGCTTTGATTGAGAAGATAAAATTTCCTGAATCTGTTGCCCAAGACGCTTACCTACAAGTCCCAAATGCACTTCTAGAATCTGTCCAATATTCATACGACTGGGCACACCAAGTGGATTAAGCACAATATCTACAGGCTCTCCATCTGCAGTATAAGGCATATCTACCATAGGCACTATATTAGAAACAATACCTTTATTTCCGTGTCGTCCTGCCATTTTATCACCTACTTTAAGTTTGCGTTTTGTGGCAATATAAATTTTGACAAGCTTGACAACTCCACTTGGTAAAATATCATCTTTTTCTAGGATTGAAAGTTTTTCTTCGTGTTCTTCACCAAGCGTTTTTTTCTGTTCTAAGAAATTTGTTTTAATTTGTTCATAACGAGTTTGAATCTCTTTAGGATAATGCTTAATTAGAGTGCTTAAAATAAATGGATTAAGCACACTTAACTCCTCTTTTGGAATCTGTGCACCTTTTTTAAACACTTTATCAGCAACTTTTACCTCACTTAAGAGTTTTTCTTTTGAAAGCATTAATGAAATGCGCAAAGTCTCTTCTTGCTGAATCATTGTTAAACGATCGTGATGTTCTATGTCAAGCACACGTTTTTCTTCCTCATACGCACTTATTGCACGTGCATCTTTTTCATAGCCTTTTTTCGTAAAAATCTTGACATCTACCACCGTTCCTTCAAGTGAAGGCGGACAATAAAGCGATTTATTTACTACGTGTCCAGCTTTTTCACCAAAAATTGCACGTAAAAGACGCTCTTCGGGTGTAGGTTTTACCTCTCCCTTAGGAGAGACTTTTCCCACAAGTATCATACCTGCACTTACATAAGTCCCTATTCGCACGATACCACTTTCATCAAGATGTGCAGTCTCCGCTTCTTTTGTGCCTGGAATATCGGCTGTAATCTCTTCAAGTCCGTGTTTAAGTTCACGCGCTTCTATTTCTTTTTCATAAATATGAATTGAGGTAAAAGCATCTTCTTTAATAAGTCTCTCACTAACCACAATTGCATCTTCAAAGTTATAACCATTCCACGGCATAAAAGCAACACGAATGTTTTTACCCAATGCCAATTCACCATTGTCCATACTTGGACCATCAGCAATAATTTGTCCTTGCTCTACCCTATCACCCTGTCGCACAATAGGTTGTTGAGAGAAGCAAGTATTTTGATTTGTACGAAGATTTTTACCAAGATGATAGTGGTCAATATATGCACCATTATCATCTTCGCCAAGAATATAAATATTTTTAGCATCTACTCTCTCTACCACACCACTGCGAGTAGCTTTTGTTGCTTCCCAAGAATCACGAGCAATAATTTGCTCTATTCCTGTTCCAACTACAGGCGCATCAGGTTTAAGTAAAGGCACAGCTTGACGTTGCATATTTGAACCCATAAGAGCCCGGTTAGCATCATCGTGCTCAAGGAATGGAATAAGTGAGGCTGCTACACCAACGAGCATACGAGGGCTTAAATCAATGAGTTGAACTCGCGACTTTTCACTTAAAATAATTTCGCCATCTTTACGTGTTTCAATCAAATCTTCAATAATATGCCCATTTTTATCTACTGCTGTGCTTGCAGGAGCAATAACGATACCCTCTTCTTGCGCAGCCGTAAGATAAACTATCTCTTGAGAAACTATGCCATTTTCAACTTTTCTATAAGGTGCTTCAATAAATCCTAAATCATTCACGCGCGTATAGGTTGAGAGTGTATTAATCAAACCAATATTTTGTCCTTCTGGTGTTTCAATCGGACAGATTCTACCATAATGTGTAGGATGCACATCACGAGCCTCAAAACCTACTCTATCTTTTACGAGTCCACCCTCACCAAGTGCTGAAAGTCGTCGTTTATGTGTAACTTCAGAAAGTGGATTAGTTTGGTCCATAAATTGAGAAAGTTGCCCACCAGTAAAAAATTCCATAATTGTGCTTGTAATCATTTTGCCATTAATAAGGTCGTGAGGCATTATCGTATCAAATGCACCACTTAAAGAAGTAAGCTTATCACGGATAGCTTTTTGCATTTTCACAAGCCCAGTATGAAGTTCATTTGCCAAAAGCTCGCCTATGGATCGGATTCTACGATTCCCAAGATGGTCTCTATCATCAATTTTGCCTAAACCATTTTTCACTTTAAGTAAATATTGAATCGTCCTAATAATATCCTCGTGGGTAAGCACGGTAACATAATCAGGAACATTAATTTGAAGTTTATGATTCATTTTCATACGACCAACACGTGTTAAATCATATCGCTCTGGATCAAAAAATAATTGTCTTACAAAACTCTTTGCAACCTCTTTTGTTACAGGCTCACCCGGACGCATAACTTTATAGATTCTAATTGCAGCAAGTTCATTTTCATCATCAATCTTTTCACTTTGACGAAGCATTTTAAGTGATTCTGCATCTGCCATAAATGAATTAATAATAGAATTATCCACACCAGCTGCACTCGCATTAGCGATAACAAATTCATTGATTTTAAGCTCAAGCAATTTTTTGAGTTTGCTTTCATCAAGCTGAGTAAGTGTATCAAAAAGCACTTCACCTTGTGCGTTGATTATAGGTTCAGCAAGAAACTTGTTTGTTAAGTTTTCAAGCGGATACTCAATTAAATCAATTTTTGCCTCTTTAAGCTCTTTAATTTTTTTCGTAGAAAGCCTCTTGCCTGATGATACCAAAAGATTGCCTTTAGCATCTTTAATATCAAATTCAGCGCGATTACCTATGCTATCTACATCGAATGGGATAAGATATTTACCTTTTTTGTATTTGACTCTTTGTAAAGGATAAAAAATCTTAAGAATATCTTGTTTGCTATATCCCATAGCGCGTAAAATAATAGTTACCGGAACTTTGCGTCTTTTATTAATTCGTGCATAAAGCACATCTTTAGAATCATATTCAAAATATAACCAAGAGCCTCTATCGGGGATAATTTGTCCTGTATAAATAAGCTTATTTGATGAAGCACTTGATTCTTCTTCTTTAAAAATGACACCTGGACTACGATGAAGCTGATTAACCACTACGCGTTCAACACCATTAATAATAAAACTTGTTCTATCCGTCATAAGGGGAATATCACGCACAAAAATGTTTTGCTCTTTAGCATCTTTTATGCCTAGTCTCTCTCCTGTTTTCTCATCTTTTTCCCAAAGCACGAGACGAATCTTAATTTGCAATGATACTGCATATGTTACACCACGCACCATTGCCTCATTCGTGGTATATTTAGGCTTACCAAATTTACAACTTACATATTCAAGCGTAATACGATTTTGGCTATCTTGAATAGGGAAAACAGACTTAAACACTCGCTCAATACCAGATTCTTTATCGCTATCAACACAAAGAAAATCATCATAACTATTCCTTTGAAGCAATAAAAGGTTAGGAACATCAATGCTTTGAGGATTTTTTGTAAAGTCAGCGCGGAGTCTATTCTTAAGTTTTGTGAAGTTTGCCATGTGTTATATCCTTCTTATTCTTAAATGGATTAAAAGAGCTAAATACTCTAAAAAACCTACAATCGTTATAGGGCATTTTACAATATTCTAATAAGTAGCCAAACCCTAGTTTAAGATTTGGCATTAAAATAAACTGAAAGCCTGAAATTATTTAATTTCTACTTTTGCTCCCGCTTCCTCAAGTTTTTTCTTAAAGTTCTCAGCATCTTCTTTGCTTACACCTTCTTTGAGTGTGCTCGGGGTTTGCTCTGTAGCATCTTTTGCCTCTTTTAAACCTAAGCCTGTAATTTCACGCACTGCTTTAATTACATTGATTTTATTTGCACCTGCATCAACAAGCACTACATTGAAATCGGTTTTCTCTTCTGCCGCTGCTCCGCCGCCAGCTCCACCTGCAACTGCACCTGCTACAACCGTTGGCGCAGCACTTACGCCAAATTTTTCTTCAAAAGCTTTTACAAGCTCTGAAAGCTCCAATACTGAAAGATTCCCAATGTAATCTAATACTTCTTCTTTAGAGATTGCCATTTTACACTCCTTTTATTGTGTTAATTTTCTTCTTTTTGTTTTCGTAAATTATCAAGTCCAGTAACAAAGTATCGTGCTGGAGCCGTCCATACAGACAGCAACATACCGATAAGCTCTTCTTTGCTTGGTAACTTAGAAACAGACACTATATGCTTAATATCAACCACTTGTTTATCAAACAAACCAACTTTCAAACTAAAATGCTCATTATAAGAATCCGCAAACTTGCAAACAACCTTAGACAGCGCGATTTGGTCATCTGCCCAAAGAAAAATATTTGTATCTTTGAGCTCTAAGTTAGGACATTGCGCATTTTTAATGGCAATGTTTGCAAGGGTATTTTTAATAACTTGAACCTTAATATTAGCAC from Helicobacter hepaticus ATCC 51449 carries:
- a CDS encoding DNA-directed RNA polymerase subunit beta/beta'; protein product: MANFTKLKNRLRADFTKNPQSIDVPNLLLLQRNSYDDFLCVDSDKESGIERVFKSVFPIQDSQNRITLEYVSCKFGKPKYTTNEAMVRGVTYAVSLQIKIRLVLWEKDEKTGERLGIKDAKEQNIFVRDIPLMTDRTSFIINGVERVVVNQLHRSPGVIFKEEESSASSNKLIYTGQIIPDRGSWLYFEYDSKDVLYARINKRRKVPVTIILRAMGYSKQDILKIFYPLQRVKYKKGKYLIPFDVDSIGNRAEFDIKDAKGNLLVSSGKRLSTKKIKELKEAKIDLIEYPLENLTNKFLAEPIINAQGEVLFDTLTQLDESKLKKLLELKINEFVIANASAAGVDNSIINSFMADAESLKMLRQSEKIDDENELAAIRIYKVMRPGEPVTKEVAKSFVRQLFFDPERYDLTRVGRMKMNHKLQINVPDYVTVLTHEDIIRTIQYLLKVKNGLGKIDDRDHLGNRRIRSIGELLANELHTGLVKMQKAIRDKLTSLSGAFDTIMPHDLINGKMITSTIMEFFTGGQLSQFMDQTNPLSEVTHKRRLSALGEGGLVKDRVGFEARDVHPTHYGRICPIETPEGQNIGLINTLSTYTRVNDLGFIEAPYRKVENGIVSQEIVYLTAAQEEGIVIAPASTAVDKNGHIIEDLIETRKDGEIILSEKSRVQLIDLSPRMLVGVAASLIPFLEHDDANRALMGSNMQRQAVPLLKPDAPVVGTGIEQIIARDSWEATKATRSGVVERVDAKNIYILGEDDNGAYIDHYHLGKNLRTNQNTCFSQQPIVRQGDRVEQGQIIADGPSMDNGELALGKNIRVAFMPWNGYNFEDAIVVSERLIKEDAFTSIHIYEKEIEARELKHGLEEITADIPGTKEAETAHLDESGIVRIGTYVSAGMILVGKVSPKGEVKPTPEERLLRAIFGEKAGHVVNKSLYCPPSLEGTVVDVKIFTKKGYEKDARAISAYEEEKRVLDIEHHDRLTMIQQEETLRISLMLSKEKLLSEVKVADKVFKKGAQIPKEELSVLNPFILSTLIKHYPKEIQTRYEQIKTNFLEQKKTLGEEHEEKLSILEKDDILPSGVVKLVKIYIATKRKLKVGDKMAGRHGNKGIVSNIVPMVDMPYTADGEPVDIVLNPLGVPSRMNIGQILEVHLGLVGKRLGQQIQEILSSQSKQWLDTLRSKMIEIAQVVNSDDKSMIEFLKNLDNEALLAYARDWSNGVKFAIPVFEGIEQEKFDKLFSLVKVDMDGKTELYDGKTGEKMRERVNVGYMYMLKLHHLVDEKVHARSTGPYSLVTQQPVGGKALFGGQRFGEMEVWALEAYGAAHTLKEMLTIKSDDTEGRRGAYKAITKGEHVGESEIPETFYVLTKELQSLALDVNIYGDEQDENGMPVPIAIKEDERPKDFSSFQLVLASPEKILSWSNGEVKKPETINYRTLKPERDGLFCTKIFGPVRDYECLCGKYKKMRYKGIVCEKCGVEVTKAKVRRSRMGHIELVAPVAHIWYVSSLPSRIGTLLGVKMKDLERVLYYEAYIVKSPGEAFYDNEGSKPILKYDVLNEEQFQSINQRFEHTGFVAQMGGEAIKELLEELDLILLLNTLREEIRSTNSEAKKKTIVKRLKVVESFINSGNRPEWMMLTILPVLPPDLRPLVALDGGKFAVSDVNDLYRRVINRNQRLKRLIELDSPEIIVRNEKRMLQEAVDALFDNGRNANAVKGANKRPLKSLSEIIKGKQGRFRQNLLGKRVDFSGRSVIVVGPNLKMNQCGLPKNMALELFKPHLFAKLEEKGYATTLKQAVKMVNQKTNEVWECLQEIVNGYPVLLNRAPTLHKQSIQAFHPKLIDGKAIQLHPLVCSAFNADFDGDQMAVHVPLSQEAIAECKILMLSSMNILLPASGKAVAVPSQDMVLGLYYLSLEKKGVKGEHKILASIDEIVMAIEMGELDINARIKTVHNRRVIDTTAGRMILSSILPDFVPLNLWNQTMKKKDIGTLIDYVYKEGGLGITATFLDNLKNLGFKYATKAGISISAADIIIPHNKATMIDEAKKEIKRIQGEFEQGLLTAQERYNKSIDIWTETSEKMGKLMMEKVKNDKEGFNSIYMMADSGARGSEAQIRQLSAMRGLMAKPDGTIIETPITSNFKEGLNVLEYFNSTHGARKGLADTALKTANAGYLTRKLIDVSQNMKVTIEDCGTHEGVEITDITVGSDMIEPLEERVVGRVLARDVIDPIANEILLSEGVLIDSTMARRIKEANVKSVMIRTPVTCKAQKGVCAKCYGLNLGESKMVKPGEAVGVLAAQSIGEPGTQLTLRTFHVGGTASRSTEEKQIVAKKEGFIRYYNIRTYTNSKGQKIVANRRNAAILVVEPRIKAEFDGELEVENVHDEVHITIVGDKKRSETYRLRKDDVAKQNELAGVAGKIEGKLLVPHESGYKVKAGGSIVDTIMDSWNIPTRIPYGSELKVEDNAPISQKITAKEKGIVKFYTLRADTLERNHNVKAGMVVSEKGMFAVIADQNDREAIRHYIARTSKILVDDNSEVDINTLISEPTSTEQIVVAEWDAYSEPIIADQAGIVSFRDIIAGLTVSEQEDENTHQKNFVINEYVPAGYKPMLVVTTKDGKEISYRLESRTSIAVNDGDKVEIADIIAKVPKALAKSKDITGGLPRVTELFEARKPKDTAILSELDGTVSFGKPIRGKERIIITAADGRVAEYAVDKNKKILVHEQEFIHAGEAMTDGVISSHDILRISGEKELHKYIVSEVQQVYRRQGVSIADKHIEIIVSQMLRQVKIVDSGNTKFIEGDLASKRHFKEENERILSIGGEPAVAEPVLLGITRAAIGSDSIISAASFQETTKVLTEASIAAKKDTLDDLKENVVLGRMIPVGTGLYKNKKFHYRCEKQEEYEEDEEE
- the rplL gene encoding 50S ribosomal protein L7/L12; protein product: MAISKEEVLDYIGNLSVLELSELVKAFEEKFGVSAAPTVVAGAVAGGAGGGAAAEEKTDFNVVLVDAGANKINVIKAVREITGLGLKEAKDATEQTPSTLKEGVSKEDAENFKKKLEEAGAKVEIK
- the rplJ gene encoding 50S ribosomal protein L10, whose translation is MTKQEKIQIVEYLSAEFKNASALIVCDYKGLRVNQLEELRCTSRSANIKVQVIKNTLANIAIKNAQCPNLELKDTNIFLWADDQIALSKVVCKFADSYNEHFSLKVGLFDKQVVDIKHIVSVSKLPSKEELIGMLLSVWTAPARYFVTGLDNLRKQKEEN